The Pyrus communis chromosome 5, drPyrComm1.1, whole genome shotgun sequence region TTCTGTATAGACGTATTTGAAGCTGCAGTTAGAGGATTGCCATATAAAGTACACTATGAGTTTATTTCATTTCCAAATGCCAGTAGATACTGGACATACAGTGATCTTGTCTACCAGGTTTATCTTCAGGTATATGCTTACTTGGAAAAACATAATCTaaaaaatctattcaatttttggATGAGTGATGCTATTTGGATTCCACGTGCAAAGTGACGAGTAAATGTGATGcaaataacattactcaaaaCACTTTCTTCAAAATCTGTGTGGTTGGTAACGGAAAAGatctatgtttaatttattaattatttggtatatcttttcttcttttggtcgAGAACTATTTAGTCTTTTTACTTTTGATTACTTACgaaatttctaattaaattattttgtctTTGTGGTTTGGGGCTGTGTGGACTGGTACACCAGAATTACGATGCTGTTGTGGGAGATACGACAATCACAGCGAACAGATCTCAGTATGTTGATTTTACAATACCGTACACTGACTTAGGAGTGGGAATGCtaataaaaaagggaaagacAAACATGTGGATTTTTTTGAAACCGCTTTCAGGAGACCTTTGGATAGCAAGTGCCTGTTTTTTTATCTTAACCGGTTTGGTTGTGTGGGTAATCGAGCGTCCAGTCAACCAAGAATTCCAAGGCACGCCATTGCAGCAAATTGGAACAATATTTTGGTTCTCCTTCTCAACCCTTGTGTTTGCTCATAGTAAGTGCTCTATAATCTCATCACTTATCCAGTTAATGTTATACAACTTTTACTTCAACTAATGAAGAAATGCTCaactcaaaaatatatattttaagatCTTTATTTGTTAATTCATACAGGGGAGAAGATACTAAGCAACTTGGCAAAGTTTGTAGTGATCATATGGGTGTTTGTTGTGCTTATACTGACTTCCAGTTACACTGCAACATTAGCATCAATGATGACTGTCAAACAAATACAGTTAAACTCGGGGAACTATATAGGTTACCAATCATTCACCAAAGTTATAGAGAACTCCTCGAGGTTCAAAAGCATTAGAGTATATGGTACAATTGAAGAATATGCTGATGCTTTATCAAGAGGAAGTAAGCATGGTGGTGTTTCTGCTATCGTTGACGAGGTTCCATACATCAAGGCCTTCCTCGCAAAGTATTCCGCTGACTACTCAATGATTAAGACCGAGTCTATAACCAATGGTTTCGGCTTTGTTAGTAACCTCGCTCCCTAATTGACATGCATTAATTTAAAACGCACTAAAATTAGCGAAGAAGcatgatatattttttagctTGAAGATGTATTTCTACTCGATAATTAACGTTCAATcagaattttaataaactatacAACAAACTTTCAATAAATAGCAGAAATTTATTATAAGCTGCTTAATCCGTGTTCATGTTTTGTATCAGGTTTTCCCGAAAGGTTCGCAATTGGCCCATGACATGTCAAGGCAAATTGAAATTCTAAGAGAAGAAGGAAAGCTACTAGAGATGGAACAAACTTGGTTTAGTAAAACACCTCTTACATTTGACGACTCGAATACTAATGGTCCGAATGCTCTGAACTTCAGCACCTTTCGCGGTTTATTCCTCGTTAGTGGGGTTGCTTCAGCTTTTGCTCTTTCCTTATTCACTATTTTCTCACTCAATGAAAAATGGCATGTCCTGGAGAAATGCAAATGTCGGAATCTGGTTCGAGAAAAGCTGCAGTTTGTAAGGAAGTGCTTCTCTAACAAAGTCTCCAGTCATAATGGAGAAAACTAGTATTGCACGCGATGCTAGCTATAAAATATTTGTAGCAACTAGTGGAGTGAATTCAAATACATTGTTGTATTAACTTACTAATTGACCAGTTAGGATTTCAGAGCTCTTATGAATTTTTGAATggaatgtatgtatgtattttttattttcattttagttttattaacTTACTAAGTGACCTAAATAAGCTTATCTTGCTCATCAATCTTGCTACATCCTGAAACAAGATGGATGATTTTAACATTAAAAATCTGAAAGAAAGCAGCAGCCACATCTTAATAAGTTATACAAGAAATATGCAGAGCGTATGAGTGAacgtatgtatatataatagaaCTAGTAAAAAAGAGGAACAATTGAAGGAGCAAATATATAAACCCCCTGATATACAATAGGGGTAACGCCTCCCCAGTTTTGAGAACATATTGCAAAATAGGGCAAATAGTTggataatataaatatatatatatatatatatatatatatatatatatattgaataaacgatattatctacactaagggatgaggaagtaggctaagcctcacaatgggctagcaataatgtgattcaaattcgtctttagcaAGAAttaatctaagacctctcacttacaagtgaagaggaatatgaTTAGATCGTAATGCTAAATGGCCAAAACAGCAACTTTTAGAAGCTACTTTAATAAAAGGCTGACTTGAGCCTTTAATGAACATTTTCAATTGCTGTAATAActtcattaattttttgaaaatgacatttttagcATTCCACACACATTTTATCTCTTAGAGAATAAAGTGACTGTTATTTCCTACCACCACCATTAAggttgccaccaccaccaccataaccaCAACCTCCGTCACTGTGtccacaaccacaaccacctccaCCACCATTGTCACCACCATCATTACCACCACTGTTGCAACCACCATCGCCAACACCATCACCATAACCGCAACCGCCACCACAATCAGAACCGTCACTACCGACATAGTCACCACCATCATCGCCACCATTGCCGCCAGCACTACCACCATCACCACAACGCTGCCACCGGTGCTACAACCTCCCTACCACCATTGTTACCTCTACAACTGAACCATCACATCCCACTATTAGCACCACAACCATCACCACAACGCTGCCACCGGTGCTACATCCTCCCTACCACCATTGTTACCTCTAAAACTGAACCATCACATCCCACTATTAGCACCACCACCATACCTCCATCATTGCTactaccatcaccaccaccaacccGCCACTGCTGTCGTTGCCCCCGCTCCTACTACTATGTCCATTTTGTCATTATATAcaatcatattaattttttattaaaatttaccaaacaattTTATATTACTTTTCAAAATCACAACACGTTTAAAACACAATCAACTAAACGCTTATCTGTTTTACTTTACAGTTGATTATTCTTAAAACACagcataaccaaaaaaaaatatagtagaagcatttttttaaaaagtacagcagaagcagtttttaaACACAACAATCCCAAACCAATCCTTAGTGTAATTTCTAGAACCTAAAGGAGTTTTGTGaaaatgaaaacaagaaaatCCTCGGGGTGTTTGTGATATTATCCTCTGTTATGTGGGTGTTAATTCAAGGGACAGATGTCAAACAACTAGACTAGTCACAGGGTTGGCACAGAGGATTGGACACAGCAGAACACACCCGAAAGAGAGGAAAAGGCGAAAGAATACGGAATCGGGTTTTGTCCACTTCATCTTCGTCTCCAGTTTGCTGCCATCATTGTACTGCTCTCCCTCACTTGTAAGAGCAGCATCCCACCCAAAAGCTCCTATATTTACAacaggtactctctctctctctctctctctctctctctctctctctctctctctctcatctagATTGTTGAATGTTAGATCACTGCCCTCACTGGGCAcgtttttcatatatttctttCAAGGGTTTTGGACTTTGCCCCCAACCCTCTTATGTGTTCGACCAAATGCCTGAAAGAAATTCCCCAAATGCTATCTTAATCCTGAATCTTTCGGCCACTGATGGATCtgtttactttacccttttaaaactcaaaattttgtgCCTCTGAGTCTGCATTTTGCTTATTTTATGCTTGTTTATGTGCTAAAGTTAACAATCAGACATTGGGTAGATTGTATTTTCCCTTTTGAGATGTTTACCATTGATGGGGTTTTCTTCTTGAAACACTATACCATGATCTGTTCTATCCATTGTACAACTCCAGTGTAGCGCGGCAACGGGTGCACGTTTGTGTAGTAATATATGCTCTAGTAGGAATGAAATGTTGTTAATCTAAGTCTTTTTTCTGTTGATACTgctattgttattattatttttgcacCCATTACGATAAATTCTTGGCTCCGCCACTCCGCCAGTTGTTGACGTGAATGAGGACAACGTGAATCGTATCTTTCGTTTAAATCCATTGAAAtagcatgtgttgatgaaaagaaagctcAGATTGAATATTTATTATGGTCCCATATTTTGTACATGCTCAAGaaagtgattcttttgataggTTACCATGGCAACCCTAAGAAATCTGAAAATCAAGACTGGTACTTGCAAACGCATCGTTAAGGAGCTTCATTCATATGAGAAAGAGGTTGAGAGAGAAGCTGCAAAAACAGCAGACATGAAAGAGAAAGGAGCTGATCCTTATGATCTGAAGCAACAGGTTTGGTCATGAATCACGAGTCATGACATGCATCAGACACCATGTAGAATCATTAAGTTGTCATCttcttttaattaatataatctTGCAGTTCTTCTCCTCATAAAACTATTGTTGTCGCAGACATTTGATTAGTTGAAACCCACAAATTTGTTATGTGGTAATTCAAGATTTTTATTTGTTCAGTCAAAATTTGTACAATGGATAGTGCTTttcacacatcccattttacctctcacacaacCTTGTTAatttgtccattgatcttcttcaattcattcgttCCGATGGCTCTGGAAATtgaaaggggtgtgtgagaggtaaaaatgggtgtgtggatagcaccacccttgtACAATTAGGAATAAcatggtttctgggttttctaAACTTATAAGTTCCTGAACTTCTCTCTATGTTGCTTAGCTGTTTTGATTGCGGCAACCTGTCATATATTCTGTTTGTCATATGCGAGTCAGTTATCAActgtttttggattttatgtGTTCTAGCCTTTTAGGTATATTTCATTCCTTGTAGTGGCTATATATTACTGGATTGCTAAGTATACAGCTTTGTTAAGATTTCTCAAATTAGGTTGCcgtttttcttttgaatatttTCGGCATCAATCAACTTGTTCTACTTGTTTGCTTAACATTATATCGTTATTGTAACCTAATAATGTTCAGAAATGGGTAAGATGTACTTTGCACCCATGAATAAATGTGGAAAGTCACTTGCCAAGCCTGTACCGCAGTAGTAGAAAAATAATTCCtaaatttttgtttcttatttttcactAATTCTAGTAGTAAACTTTTCGAACCAAATTCCTGTTGgctgataacttatttgtttgCTTGCTTGTGTGTAAAACTTGTGGTAATTTACAAGCTTTTGACAGAAGAATGAAGGTTTAAAATGCATAAATTAGTTGATTGACTgttctatgttttttttattttttggatacCCATTAGTTCTAAATAGGTTATAGTAGTTTTTCCCATCACCTAATGTTCAAACTGAAGGCCATTGAATCAATCTTACTTCTGATTGCTTGAAGTTCTCCTATTTCCTTTGTTAAGCTACTTCATTGAGAAGTAAACTGAAGAAATGAAAAGTTAAATGGATAGATGCATATCCCTTCCAAATAAAATTCATGTCTTCTTGGTTTCCTTACAGGAAAATGTGCTGGCTGAATCTAGGATGATGATTCCCGATTGCCGGAAACGCTTGGAGGCCTCATTAGCTGACCTGAAAGGAATTTTGGTATGTACAGTCTTGGTTAACCTTAATTTCAATTAACGACTCCGATAACCCCAATTTGTTAAGCAACATAATTACTTTCAGGCTGAAGTAGAAGAAGAGTTGAACCAGAAGGAAGGTCCTGAAATTGAAGAAGCTCGAACCATTATTGGAGAAGTTGATACACTGTTTCAGACAACAGAAGCCTAATGTCATGGTTGTTGTAACATTGCTAACATCGCGTGGTCTTGGATCTCCATCGTCTTTTGTTCTGTTTCATACGATGGTTTTCTATGGATCCTTATTCTCTTGCATGTATTGATATTTTCCGTTCCCTCGACAATCTTTGAATTTCAGTTTGTTTGCAACTATGCTATTGAATGAAGAAACGAAAGATTTGATACTAGTTATTCTTCTATTCTTTCCCTTTCCTTCCTGCTGGATCCATCTGTTCCCGAATAAGTCCATAACGCGTGAGAACGACATGGAATCAAAAGAACCAACCTAATTGtttcttcttccctttcttTTAAGTGACATCTTGGTTTTACCGTGTACTCCTCGTTGAATATTTGCTTAACAGAAAATTGTACGTGTATCCGATTGCATACAACCCACAACCGGTGATACATAAGTTTTCTTGCTTATCAAGGCATCCAACTGTATTGGCCTAAACGAATTTCGGGCACCTAATTCCGCGTAAGGGCCAACGACTCTAGAATTTCCTAGGCTTCTAGGGTTTTTCTCCGAGGAAATGaagaaattcaccaagttttcagttcgatttacaagaaaaaagttATATGTTTTCCCAAAGCCTATCCTCCCATGATAAAATAGTATACTGCCACCAACTAGATGTAAAACGACGCCGTGTTGGCTTACTGCTACCATGAATGAGTACTTAAACAATCTTTAAGAGTTCTAAATAAGAGTTTTCCTGTACACAAGCCAGATGTTACATCAATCAATAAAAACTATAGCTGTTTTATGTGCACGGAATCATATAGAAGGGCAGGAGGGTTTCCTGAACTTCCGGAAGGGCCTACATGCATCAATGCTGAGATCAACTGCAGCTGCAAGAGCCATGAAGATGGCGGCATCCTCCACACAAGTCACATGCCTCATTGCTAGTTGTACCAATGGCTTGCTGGCTTTTCCTTCCCCTTGCACACTACAGCTCATGACGAAACCACCAACATCTGGATACAAACCTGCAAAGTCTCCACTGGTTTGTGGGCTTGGTATCGGACTGGCGGCTGCTGTTGCCGCTGCTGCCTGCATCTGTTTGTCTGTGTCTATGGAAAAGTCTCCACCCTTTTCAGCATTGATGCGGATTTCAGACATGAAGAGATCCACGGCCTCCTGGCATTCTGACAGAAGGCGAAATCGACAGAAAACGGAGTCTCTGATGCCACGCTCACGCCATGCCTCAAGCTTTCCCCATGGCTGCCAGCTATCAGGCCTGTAAGCATCAGGACTAACAATCAACCAAGCTCCTGGGTTGGACCTTGCAACCCAATCACAACCTGTTGCTGGAACAAATGGGGTTGTTATAAAGGCTGCTGCAATAGCCGAGCCAGAGAGATCATGTATTGTCAccttccatccctttctctctcttctctctgtaTCCAGATCAGGATTGTTAGCAGCACCTGACCAGTATGTGCTCAATGGATCCACCTGGGGAACCCTGTAAATTCATTAAACCATCAAAACTACATCGACACAATTGTGAATTCAAATTAGAAAACCAAACTGTTCATAGCAAGAGAGGAAATTTGGAGCGTTGGATACTGTATCGAACACTTCCTGGATATtcattaataaaacaaaaaggttCTGATCAATCCGAAATTTATTATGTAACATTGTAGGTCACGTTGATTCCTGACAAGGCACACGTTGAAAATcaaatagaaaataagaaagaagCTGTTTTGTGATGAGGCAAACAAGGGGACTTGGGAAAATGACACAAGACAAGTACAGTGagttttttaatacaaaagacCGTATGACAATGATGTGGCAAGATAATCAACAAACTTTTTTTAGGCACCCCCAAGTTGTTTCTTACACTGCAATCTGCAAATTTAAAACGACAAATTGCCTCTTGAAACTAATGCAGTCAAAACCATACAACTCAGCAATCCTTGTTCATCGAACAAGAATCTAGAACCAGTATAAACATTTGACAAACAAAAGTTCTGAAATCTTAAAACTGTAGCATCCTCAAAAATCTTAAACAAGTATTGTAAATTATAAAGTTAAAATAAGTCACATCACCTGTCTCGGATGAACTTGCAGCTGAAAATAGGCTGTTTAATGGAGCCTTGAAGCTGAACTATCTGAGGACTAAGTTTTGTTGCATCATCAAACTGGAAAACATATCTCGGATCAGGATCTAGTCTTACTCTCAAATGAAGCTCCGCACTCAATTTTCCGTTCTCCTGCTTGTTTTTGCCAATTGCTATCCACCCACTGAAAAGAACCACTGACTTTCTTTCCCCCCATTCAGGACCAACCTCAAGCTTATATGTCCCAATTTGCTGCCTTTTGGTCCCTACACCACAGTGGGATCCCTTCTTCCCAGTGAAAATAGCGATCTCCAGACATGAATGAGGATTGTAGAAACAGCCAGGTTCCAGCAGTGCTTTAATATCAGATTCTTCAAGATAAAAACTGGAGGCAGTGCTATGAGAATCACGTGTAGCAGCTTCAGGAGAAGATACTAAGGGAATTGATGCTGTCTGCATAGGGAATCCTCGAAGGCGAATTTCACATGAATATGGGGAAGAGAATGCATGAATACCAGATTTTTCAGAGTTTAAAGGTGTTCCAGGAATCCTTAGTCCAAGTGAGCCTATTGACAACCTAATAAAAGCCTGAGGATCCATTCTGGTCACAAAAATTTCCACATTATATCTAAAGCCACGATCTTGGACGGCCTGTGCATCAACAGAATAGCGACAATTAGATCACAAAAAATTAAGTAATGAAATTCGATGGCATATCAATGTCAGAGGGTGTTAAAGTGTTATGTGGGGGACTAAGAGTTTCTCTTTCTAGGGTCCTATTTCTAAGATAAAAGGAAAGCATAAAGACAATAGCATCACATAGTAAGTAGAcaaaattgaataataaatattACTTCTATTATTATCTAAAAAAAACGCTGTTATAGTGCTCAAAATGACAGCATTAGAAAAACGTAAACACTATCTGAAAGGCCGCCGAAGGCTTTTGGCAAGATGAGAAACAAAAGGTTTTAGGTATACTCACCCACAGTGACCGTTCCTTATGTACTCAGAGGTCTTAACAATTgttgaaaaattcaaatccctTGATCATTTGCGCCCAAGTAGACGCCTAACAATACACATGGCAATAACTATTTAATATTTGAAGAATAAACAAGTAAAAACGAGTACTGTTATGAATATCTAAACAGGATCTGTGACTTTCACCATTTCTATCcaattttctcaactttaataaACTGAACTGATATGGTGTGACAACAGAGCCGGTATGAACATTCAGTGGAGAACCACACGTATTTAGACAACAATGTCGAGAAACAACACTATAAGACCATGACAGGAAGATCTGAAACCTCTAATATAGCTCTAAACCTCACCAAAGCAGGTAACATTACAATTTTGGCATAGCTCACCTCCAAAATTGAAACATAAGAAAAAAACATTATCTGATTTTTGCTTTTCAGTTTTTAGCGAATTCTCAGAACCAACTACCTGCCATATAAGGGGGCTACAGTGAGAAAAATATCAAAGCTTTGCACGCCAAGAAGAGATTCCTCAATATTTCATTACAAGTCATAGAAGCAGATAAATCAATTGGGTGGAATAAATCAAAGGAGAACACCAAATAACAACCCATGGTCGGTTTCAGCAAGAAGAAGCTTTGATTGTATGCAAGAACCCGGCTTCAAAGCTACACAAAGTCTTTAACTTCAAAGCTACACAAAGTCTTTAACTTGCACAGCTGCAGAGCTCTAATTGATCAATTTAATGTCGAACTAATGCCAAATCATATTCAGGATTTTATCTGACAATTCACGCAATATCGCAGAACATTCATTATCAAACAGTCCCGCTACAAATCAACTAACGTAATGTAATGTTCCTAATGAACTTAACGACTTTCTAACCAATTATTCAATGATGTTATACAGAAAGAATAACATACAATTACCTCAGTGGACTTGGATTATGTATCACAAACCCAAGTTTACAAATCATGGAATTCGGCTTCAGGCCTTGAGAATTGTAGCTCAAAATAGTTGTTAAACACATGATTAGTTTTCTGATAGATTTCCCATATATAAGAAAGATACTAACAAAAGATAGGATCATACTTTCTTCTTAGAATAAACATAAAACTACCAAGAGAAAGAAAGCTGGCGCAGTGCATCTATATGTTCTTAATATAAGGTACTTTCACAGTGTTTCAGTTCATTTATACAAGAAGTTACTGTGCTATCAAATGCACCATGTAGCATGCTGACGCTGTGCATCAAATCCACCCATATAATAATGAGTGTAGAATCATTAATACATAAGTCCTAAATGTTGAACTTTAACCCATCATACTGTATTAATGATTGTACAAGCGTTATTATACGGGTGGATTCAATATACACCACAGCAGCATAACACGCGTTGTATCTCATACATACAATTAGTTATGCATTTATACAAAGAGCGATGTTAAGTAATGAATATAAGGCCCATTTGGCGTTTTATCAAACCTCAGC contains the following coding sequences:
- the LOC137735027 gene encoding tubulin-folding cofactor A-like produces the protein MATLRNLKIKTGTCKRIVKELHSYEKEVEREAAKTADMKEKGADPYDLKQQENVLAESRMMIPDCRKRLEASLADLKGILAEVEEELNQKEGPEIEEARTIIGEVDTLFQTTEA
- the LOC137734154 gene encoding uncharacterized protein isoform X1, whose product is MFFSYVSILEAVQDRGFRYNVEIFVTRMDPQAFIRLSIGSLGLRIPGTPLNSEKSGIHAFSSPYSCEIRLRGFPMQTASIPLVSSPEAATRDSHSTASSFYLEESDIKALLEPGCFYNPHSCLEIAIFTGKKGSHCGVGTKRQQIGTYKLEVGPEWGERKSVVLFSGWIAIGKNKQENGKLSAELHLRVRLDPDPRYVFQFDDATKLSPQIVQLQGSIKQPIFSCKFIRDRVPQVDPLSTYWSGAANNPDLDTERRERKGWKVTIHDLSGSAIAAAFITTPFVPATGCDWVARSNPGAWLIVSPDAYRPDSWQPWGKLEAWRERGIRDSVFCRFRLLSECQEAVDLFMSEIRINAEKGGDFSIDTDKQMQAAAATAAASPIPSPQTSGDFAGLYPDVGGFVMSCSVQGEGKASKPLVQLAMRHVTCVEDAAIFMALAAAVDLSIDACRPFRKFRKPSCPSI
- the LOC137734154 gene encoding uncharacterized protein isoform X2 is translated as MDPQAFIRLSIGSLGLRIPGTPLNSEKSGIHAFSSPYSCEIRLRGFPMQTASIPLVSSPEAATRDSHSTASSFYLEESDIKALLEPGCFYNPHSCLEIAIFTGKKGSHCGVGTKRQQIGTYKLEVGPEWGERKSVVLFSGWIAIGKNKQENGKLSAELHLRVRLDPDPRYVFQFDDATKLSPQIVQLQGSIKQPIFSCKFIRDRVPQVDPLSTYWSGAANNPDLDTERRERKGWKVTIHDLSGSAIAAAFITTPFVPATGCDWVARSNPGAWLIVSPDAYRPDSWQPWGKLEAWRERGIRDSVFCRFRLLSECQEAVDLFMSEIRINAEKGGDFSIDTDKQMQAAAATAAASPIPSPQTSGDFAGLYPDVGGFVMSCSVQGEGKASKPLVQLAMRHVTCVEDAAIFMALAAAVDLSIDACRPFRKFRKPSCPSI